The following are from one region of the Arachis duranensis cultivar V14167 chromosome 10, aradu.V14167.gnm2.J7QH, whole genome shotgun sequence genome:
- the LOC107470869 gene encoding protein CHUP1, chloroplastic-like isoform X2: MKNETPQKLDYATEKELLQNLVENYKQREVSLQKKLLRLNGLKEEQSAIAQLRTQLEEKNAKFDLLKTIIDSMEAENKTMQEKARDDGLSKKHLEIAKKTLNEMERKRSFEGSRVEEQILMLEKQVTKLKKQDSSSRGAKIIKKIKDIEGVGLEALELKRRNKELELEKREIGAKLITINDKVKTEEETVALIKEEITSLRQVHEGLLEQVERLQRNRFEMVEELVYQRWLFTCLRYELNHSLQKRATREEALRRSCIKNSESYEKDQIAVTYEHNDPELESNNSSNTTTLDDDDDDEDDETETTTLDKSSSSSQSSSSKSSSLLSKMKRWRKIKHDCSKENNVISSPKCLTRSGTISSPIRSHGLIRRFSMPMVLPSDLSTMPLLSRKIGSNRSLERSVVQKSLKRVSFGDCSVKPSNNEHVSDDRDFLENKQENSAEHEQELDDEVVSKLHSQKGDRGSGSVAANCWKDLITAKTFGDSGFLETKQEEEIRPDELINSNKSLVGDNEGSKNLLLVRLVQLVAIVFFSLVLLQAYFRVNSKLGLSRSVKR, from the exons ATGAAAAATGAAACCCCACAGAAATTGGATTACGCAACTGAAAAGGAATTATTGCAGAATTTGGTAGAGAATTACAAGCAAAGGGAAGTGAGCCTTCAAAAGAAACTGCTTCGATTGAATGGTCTAAAGGAAGAGCAATCAGCCATTGCTCAACTGCGAACACAGCTCGAGGAAAAGAATGCAAAATTCGACTTGCTTAAGACAATCATTGATTCAATGGAGGCAGAGAACAAAACTATGCAAGAAAAAGCAAGAGATGATGGACTATCAAAGAAGCATCTAGAAATAGCTAAGAAGACGCTGAATGAGATGGAAAGAAAGAGGAGTTTCGAAGGAAGCCGTGTCGAGGAGCAGATATTGATGCTTGAGAAGCAAGTTACAAAGTTAAAGAAGCAGGATAGCTCTTCCAGAGGTGCTAAGATTATTAAGAAGATTAAAGATATTGAAGGTGTTGGATTAGAAGCCTTGGAACTGAAGAGAAGAAACAAAGAGCTCGAATTGGAAAAGAGAGAGATAGGAGCTAAATTGATTACTATTAATGATAAAGTGAAGACGGAG GAGGAAACGGTTGCTTTGATCAAAGAGGAAATAACCAGTCTCCGGCAAGTCCATGAAGGACTTCTAGAGCAAGTTGAAAGATTGCAAAGAAACCGATTCGAAATGGTGGAGGAACTCGTCTACCAACGGTGGCTCTTCACATGCTTAAGGTATGAACTCAACCACAGTCTCCAAAAGAGAGCAACAAGGGAAGAGGCCTTAAGAAGAAGTTGCATAAAGAATTCAGAATCATATGAGAAGGATCAAATTGCAGTAACATATGAACATAATGATCCTGAGCTTGAAAGCAATAATTCCTCAAACACAACAACattggatgatgatgatgatgatgaggatgatgagACTGAAACCACCACACTTGATAAGAGTTCCTCAAGCAGCCAAAGCAGTAGCAGCAAGAGCTCTAGTTTACTTAGCAAAATGAAGAGATGGAGAAAGATCAAACATGACTGCTCCAAGGAGAATAATGTAATTTCATCACCAAAGTGTTTAACTAGATCTGGCACTATAAGTTCTCCAATTAGAAGCCATGGTCTTATACGCAGGTTTTCCATGCCAATGGTGCTTCCTTCAGATCTATCAACAATGCCGTTATTATCCCGGAAAATCGGTTCTAACAGATCATTAGAGAGATCAGTGGTGCAGAAATCATTGAAGAGAGTTTCTTTCGGCGATTGTTCAGTTAAACCAAGTAATAATGAACATGTGTCGGATGATAGAGATTTCTTGGAAAACAAGCAAGAAAACAGCGCGGAACACGAACAAGAATTGGATGATGAAGTAGTAAGCAAATTGCACTCTCAAAAAGGTGATAGAGGTTCAGGTTCTGTGGCAGCCAATTGTTGGAAGGATCTCATAACTGCGAAAACGTTCGGAGATAGCGGTTTCTTGGAAaccaaacaagaagaagagatTAGACCTGATGAACTGATCAATTCAAACAAGTCCCTGGTTGGTGACAATGAAGGAAGCAAGAATCTCTTACTTGTGCGACTTGTGCAGTTGGTGGCAATTGTTTTTTTCTCACTAGTCCTGCTGCAAGCTTATTTCAGGGTCAACTCAAAATTGGGGCTTAGCAGAAGTGTGAAACGGTAG
- the LOC107470869 gene encoding protein CHUP1, chloroplastic-like isoform X1, producing MIVRVSFLVVTSSIAVLKILETKTNFPAKRSDTMKSLAPAGCDASPHLELKSEDIENNTANATYSINQNEEKHMKNETPQKLDYATEKELLQNLVENYKQREVSLQKKLLRLNGLKEEQSAIAQLRTQLEEKNAKFDLLKTIIDSMEAENKTMQEKARDDGLSKKHLEIAKKTLNEMERKRSFEGSRVEEQILMLEKQVTKLKKQDSSSRGAKIIKKIKDIEGVGLEALELKRRNKELELEKREIGAKLITINDKVKTEEETVALIKEEITSLRQVHEGLLEQVERLQRNRFEMVEELVYQRWLFTCLRYELNHSLQKRATREEALRRSCIKNSESYEKDQIAVTYEHNDPELESNNSSNTTTLDDDDDDEDDETETTTLDKSSSSSQSSSSKSSSLLSKMKRWRKIKHDCSKENNVISSPKCLTRSGTISSPIRSHGLIRRFSMPMVLPSDLSTMPLLSRKIGSNRSLERSVVQKSLKRVSFGDCSVKPSNNEHVSDDRDFLENKQENSAEHEQELDDEVVSKLHSQKGDRGSGSVAANCWKDLITAKTFGDSGFLETKQEEEIRPDELINSNKSLVGDNEGSKNLLLVRLVQLVAIVFFSLVLLQAYFRVNSKLGLSRSVKR from the exons CCTGCAAAGAGAAGTGATACAATGAAATCTCTAGCTCCAGCAG GATGTGATGCATCACCACACTTGGAACTTAAATCAGAAGATATTGAAAATAACACTGCAAATGCTACTTATTCAATAAATCAG AATGAAGAGAAGCATATGAAAAATGAAACCCCACAGAAATTGGATTACGCAACTGAAAAGGAATTATTGCAGAATTTGGTAGAGAATTACAAGCAAAGGGAAGTGAGCCTTCAAAAGAAACTGCTTCGATTGAATGGTCTAAAGGAAGAGCAATCAGCCATTGCTCAACTGCGAACACAGCTCGAGGAAAAGAATGCAAAATTCGACTTGCTTAAGACAATCATTGATTCAATGGAGGCAGAGAACAAAACTATGCAAGAAAAAGCAAGAGATGATGGACTATCAAAGAAGCATCTAGAAATAGCTAAGAAGACGCTGAATGAGATGGAAAGAAAGAGGAGTTTCGAAGGAAGCCGTGTCGAGGAGCAGATATTGATGCTTGAGAAGCAAGTTACAAAGTTAAAGAAGCAGGATAGCTCTTCCAGAGGTGCTAAGATTATTAAGAAGATTAAAGATATTGAAGGTGTTGGATTAGAAGCCTTGGAACTGAAGAGAAGAAACAAAGAGCTCGAATTGGAAAAGAGAGAGATAGGAGCTAAATTGATTACTATTAATGATAAAGTGAAGACGGAG GAGGAAACGGTTGCTTTGATCAAAGAGGAAATAACCAGTCTCCGGCAAGTCCATGAAGGACTTCTAGAGCAAGTTGAAAGATTGCAAAGAAACCGATTCGAAATGGTGGAGGAACTCGTCTACCAACGGTGGCTCTTCACATGCTTAAGGTATGAACTCAACCACAGTCTCCAAAAGAGAGCAACAAGGGAAGAGGCCTTAAGAAGAAGTTGCATAAAGAATTCAGAATCATATGAGAAGGATCAAATTGCAGTAACATATGAACATAATGATCCTGAGCTTGAAAGCAATAATTCCTCAAACACAACAACattggatgatgatgatgatgatgaggatgatgagACTGAAACCACCACACTTGATAAGAGTTCCTCAAGCAGCCAAAGCAGTAGCAGCAAGAGCTCTAGTTTACTTAGCAAAATGAAGAGATGGAGAAAGATCAAACATGACTGCTCCAAGGAGAATAATGTAATTTCATCACCAAAGTGTTTAACTAGATCTGGCACTATAAGTTCTCCAATTAGAAGCCATGGTCTTATACGCAGGTTTTCCATGCCAATGGTGCTTCCTTCAGATCTATCAACAATGCCGTTATTATCCCGGAAAATCGGTTCTAACAGATCATTAGAGAGATCAGTGGTGCAGAAATCATTGAAGAGAGTTTCTTTCGGCGATTGTTCAGTTAAACCAAGTAATAATGAACATGTGTCGGATGATAGAGATTTCTTGGAAAACAAGCAAGAAAACAGCGCGGAACACGAACAAGAATTGGATGATGAAGTAGTAAGCAAATTGCACTCTCAAAAAGGTGATAGAGGTTCAGGTTCTGTGGCAGCCAATTGTTGGAAGGATCTCATAACTGCGAAAACGTTCGGAGATAGCGGTTTCTTGGAAaccaaacaagaagaagagatTAGACCTGATGAACTGATCAATTCAAACAAGTCCCTGGTTGGTGACAATGAAGGAAGCAAGAATCTCTTACTTGTGCGACTTGTGCAGTTGGTGGCAATTGTTTTTTTCTCACTAGTCCTGCTGCAAGCTTATTTCAGGGTCAACTCAAAATTGGGGCTTAGCAGAAGTGTGAAACGGTAG